CCTGAGCATCAGGCGAGCGCCGAAGAGCCGCTGACGTGGCGGCGCAATCTCGAGGCTGCGCACGTCAACGTGATCGACAACCCCAGCACACCGGGTCTCGACTCGATGCTGCACGCGCTCGGCCAGCAGTTCTCGGGCAAGACCGATTCTGCTTCAAGCGCGATGAACCGCAAGGTGGTGGAAGCAAGGCGCCGCGTGACCGCGGCGGTGACGGATGCGGATCCCGGCAGCCACGTCGACGTGACGCAGCATCGCGACACCATTGTGCAGATCGCGGCGCAGGTGTTCGGTAAGCCCGGGGCCACCGTCACGTTCGTCCAGGCGTCGGGAGAGGAACGGGCGGAGCGCATCGGCGCAGGACATGACGATCCTGATGCGCCGGTCGCCGGCGTGCTGTGCTACGACGCGCAGACGCGGCGCTCGTTCACCTTGCACGGCGGCGACGTGGGCAAACTGCCCACACCGGCGCCGAATCTCACGCTGCCGGGAATCCAGCGCAGTCCGCTCATCGAGCAAAGCGTGCTCAATGCCTTGGGGATGGCGCCGCAAACACCTACGGCGCCATCCTCTCCCTCAACGCCAAGCGCTAACGAATAAATGCCCCGCTTACCGGGCCGGAATCACCAGATGCTGGCCCACGAGGATCAGGTTCGGATTCGGCAGGTTGTTACGTTGCTGGATGTCGCGGTAGCGCGAGCCGCTGCCGAGTTGCGATGAGGCAATCAGGTTCAGCGTATCGCCCTGGCGCACGACGTAGCTGCGCTCGCCCGATGCCGCCGCCGTCGTCTCCACCTGGTCGCTGATGAAATACTTGCGCAGCAGGTCGAGGTAGGCCGGGCTTTGCTTCACACGGCCAATCGCGCTGTTCAGATAGATCAACAGATTCTGGTCCGCTGCACGGACGCCGATCTTGTACGAGATATCGGAGCCATCGAGTTTCGTGACGGCAAACTTGAGGTCGGTGCCCTTGATCGATTCCACCGCGAACGGATAATCGTAGATGAAGCAATCGACTACGTGATCGTCGACACTCTTGTTGATGAACTGCGGGTCCGAATCGTTAACTTCCACGAGCTTGCTGTTCGGAAACTGGCGGGTCACAAACGCGCGCACGTCCGGATCGCCCTGCAGGATGCCGATGGTTTTGCCGTTCAGATCCGCCGCCGAGCGGATGGAAGAACCATGCTGAACGATCAGCGCGTAGCCGAAGTCGTCCAGATACGGATTCGTGTAGACCACGCCGTTGGGCGTGTTGTCCGGGAAGGTCAGGCCGTCCATCGCGATGTCGGTGACCGGCGCGCCATTGGACGACACCAGCAACTGACGCGGCACGTCCTGATAGGCGTCCACCTCATGATGCGTGTCGATCCTGATCACGCCACCCTTGTTGAATTCGGGCTGGGCAAACAGCAACTTGGCGAACTCGTAATTGAAACCGTGCGGAATGCCGTTGGTCTCGCCGTAGATCGGCTCGGACGGGTTCTCCACGGAAATGCGCACCGTGCGATTCTGCAGGATCGATTGCAGCGTATCGCGGCTCGGTGTCGCCGCGTTGGAGGTGTCCGTCTGCGGCGCCGCCGTGGGCGGTGCCTGCATCGCCTGCATGGGCTGCGAGCTATTGCCGGTGTCGACGGCCGCCACTTGCGACGTGTTGTGCTGACCGAAATAGCCCTGCTTATAAGCGAAGATTGCGCCCGCGACAACGGCCACGGTGGCTACCAAACCCACGAGTTTTTTGAATCCTGAGGTAAATGCCATTTGCTGGCTCCTTATTTTTTCTTGAGGTAATTCGCATAGCTGACCGTCGAGGCATCGTCGGTCGTCAACTTCGGTTGATCGGCTTCGACGATGCCGAGATTGCGGCGGCTCAGCTCTTCGAGCAGCTTCATGCCGTTCTCCGTGTTCACGGCCTTGCGCAGATCCGCGCTGTCGATGAACTTCTTGGAATCCAGCATGAACGATTCGATCTCGCCGACCTTCTGCCCATAGTCTTCCGCCATGTAGGTGAAGGTATCGTTTTGCAATCCTTCGATATCCTCAGAACCGGAAAACGCCGACTTGAACATGCGCCACGCGTTGTGGGTCGAGTTCGCCACGTTGTACTTGGTGGTTTCGAGGTTGATCTTGAAGTCGGTGTTGCTGATGATGGTTTCCAGCGTTTCGCTGGCATGGGTCATCTTTTCGTACCAGCTTTGCGTGACCGTATAGAGCGGCTGCAACTCCTTGTAGGCCGTGTTCAGTTCCTGGAGCTTCATGGCGCGGCTTTCGATTTCGGTTTGCGAGCCGTGATGCGACTGCAGGTATTGCGCCTCCTGCAGATAGGTGTCGGCCTCGCGCTTGTAGCCGTCCATGGTGTTCTTGATCAGTTCCACCTGGCCGCGCGCCTTGGTGCGGTACTCGTCCGCTTCGCGCAGGCGCGTGCGAGCGAGTTTCTGCGTCTCGCGCAACACGCCGGCGGGGTCGTACTTGATGACCGAGTAGGTCAATGCGCGCATCAGCAGCTTGTACCGCAGCCACAGCAGCCGGCGCAAAGAGCCGTCGATGACGAGGGCATACACGAGGCCCACGGCAATGGCGCCGAACACGATTGCCAGCACCGTGTTCTCCATCAGGTTGGCCACGTACGGCATGATCTTGTACGCGCCCCAGCCGAGGCCGCCGAGAATGCCGGCGCCCACCACCATGCCGGTGGTGCCTTCCTTGGTGTCCCAGAAGGACTTCAGCCGCCGGGTGGTCTCGGTCTTGATGAGATCATTGGCCATGTGCAGCGCCTCCGAGATGTTGCTGCAGCTTGGCGGCGAGGTCGGTGTAGCGCTTGTTGAGCGTCGACGAAACCGAGCCGAAGTCGATCTTCGCCTTGGCCAGATCGCCCGCCTTCGCAATCGACTGCGCGCCGATCTCTTCCTTGCGGGCGCTCAGATTGGACAGCTTTGCCTGCAGGTCGCTGATCTGCTGGCTCAACTGCTTCTCCTGATCGCCGAGCGCGCGAATCTCGCCCTCGGCCTGGGCGACGAAGGTCTGTTCGAACGCCGTGGTTTCATGTTCCAGCACCGACGCATACGACTTGACCGCGCCCAGCAAGGCGTCGGTCGGCGTGTTGGTCGCCGCCTGAGCGGCCTGGAAGCGCTGCTTCTCGTCGCCGATGACGCTCTTCATGCTCTCGGCCATCTTGAGGAAAGCGGCGACGGGCGCGAAGGCCTGGTTGCTCTGGATCTGCTGATCGATGTGGTCCTCGACCGCCGGCACGTCGAGCCCCGTACCCGACTGTTCGATGACCGCAGCGGCCTGCGGCGCCTCGGAGACCGAGGCGTGCGGCGGCGGATCCGACGCCGGGACCTCGCCCGCTGCATCGACTGGCTCTTTGGTTTTTCCGGACTCGTCCTCAAAAACAAATGCTTTGATCCTGTCTTTTATACTCATGAATGGTCTCACTAAGTAATGGCCGCTCAACATGGCGCGGGCTTGGCAGGCTGTGGCCTGTTATCGTCCGGCGCTGACTTACGCTCTTCACTTGCCTCGCATCATGTCCGTGCAGGTGACGCCACGATCCCTCGGCTTTGAGTGGATAAGCCGATACGCCGGACATGCCCGGACACGAGCTCAGGAATCCTTGGCAAGATTGTTCAACTCTGTTTCGAGTGCTTCGACGGCCCAGTCGTGACAGGTCCTGGCGCGCGTCGTATCGGGATCGCAGGTCCACGACTTCACCGCTTCCACGCTGCAGGGTCGTCGGGTATGGCGGGTGATGAGCCTCGCGGCTTCGCTCTGAGATCCAGCCAATGCGCATAGTTCGCGCATACGCGTTCGGTTATCGATCGATTCGATTGATCTCGGCGTGTTCATGTACATCAATATAACACCGGGCACTGCTTGAAACGTAGTGCTAACTGCTCAGCAATGGTTAAATCCAACGCACGGATTCCATTAGCGGCGTACGCTCCTCAACCGCTAAAACGCATAATTTTTCATTTTAATTTCGCGTTTCTTTTGTTTAGCTTACCGAATATACGTTACGCATAATCAGTCATTCTGAATATTGGTTTTACCGGCTTTCGGTCAGGCGAAACACCTGCTCCAAAGGCTGCCATGCGGTTTTCTCCGCATGCGGCAACGGCTGCTGGAAATACGCCATCAGCGTCTCCCACTCTTTGACGCGTGGATGCGTCTGCGGGCCGATAACGAGTTGCTCCGGCGTGAAGCCCTCGTCCGCGTCGATCAGCATGACTAGCCGGTTCTCACGCCGCCAGATCGTCATGTCATGGATGCCCGAGGCCCGCAGATGAGCGAGCACTTCGGGCCAGACCTCGCGGTGGTAGCGGTCGTACTCCTCCATCACGGCGGGATCGTCGCGAAGATCGAGGGCGAGGCAATAACGCATGGAACACTCCATAACAAATAAAGTAGCAATTGAGCAGGCGGTCGACGCGGGCGTTCACGCGCTCACCGGCGTGTCGATCTCGATCTGCAGACGCTGCTGCGCACGAATCGCGTCCCAGTCCCAATCGATGCCGATGCCCGGCGACGCCGGCGGTGTCGCGTAACCCTGCTCCACCACAATCGACGCACCGGTCAGCGAGTCCAGTTGCGGAATGTACTCGAGCCAGCTCGAGTTGGGTACCGCCGCGCACAGACTCACATGCAACTCCATCAGGAAGTGCGGACAGATTTCGATGTTCATCGCCTCCGCGGAATGCGCAATCTTCAGCCATGGCGTAATGCCGCCCACGCGGGCGACGTCCGCCTGAACGATCGAGCAGGCATCCGCTTTCACATATTCGGCGAACTGCGCCGGATGGTACAGCGATTCGCCCACTGCAACCGGCACCGTCGTCGCCGCACACAGACGCCGGTGCGCGTCGATGCTCTCGGCCGGCATCGGCTCCTCCAGCCATGCGAGGCGTAGCGGCTCGAAGGCATGCGCGCGTCGCAGCGCCTCGGCCAGCGTGAATCCCTGGTTGGCGTCGACCATCAGTTCGAAGCCGTCGCCCACGGCAGCGCGCACGGCCGCGAGACGCGCGGCGTCCTCCGAGACATGCGGGCGCCCTACTTTCAGTTTCGCCCCGCGAAAGCCTTCGGCTTGCGCTTGCAGCGTCTGCTCGACGAGTTCGCTCTGCGACAGATGCAGCCAACCGCCCTCCGTCGTGTAAGTGCGTACGCGTGGTTTTGCGCCGCCGGCCGCGACCCACAGCGGCAGCCCGGCCACGCGCGTGTTGCGGTCCCATAGCGCCGTATCGACGGCGGCCAGCGCGAGACTGGTGATGGCGCCGACGGCTGTCGCATGCGTATGGAAGAACAGATCGCGCCAGATCGCTTCGTACTCAGCCGGGTTGCGGCCAATCAGCCGCGGCACCAGATGATCGTGCAGCAACGCGACGATCGATGAACCGCCCGTGCCGATCGTGTAGGTGTAGCCTGTGCCGCTGCTGCCGTCGCTACAACGGATCGTCAGCAAAATGGTTTCCTGCACAACGAACGACTGAATGGCGTCCGTGCGCCGCACTTTCGGCTGAAGGTCGACTTGCCGGATTTCGACGTTTTCGATCGTGGTCATGTGAGTTCTATCCTTTGACGCCGCCAAGCGTGAGGCCTGCAATCAGGTGCTTCTGAACAATGAAAGTCAGCACGATGGCGGGAATGATGATGATGACCGCCATCGCGCACATGCCGGCCCAGTCCACTGTGAACTGAGCGGTAAAGTCCATCAGGCCGACCGGCAAAGTTTTAGTGTCGGGACTGCGGCACAACTGGGACGCCAGCGCGAATTCGTTCCAGCTCGTCAGGAAGGCGAAGATCGCCGCCGACGCCACGCCCGAGCGGGCCAGCGGCAGCTCGATATGCCAGAACGCCTGCCAGCGGGTGCAGCCGTCAATCTGCGCGGCCTCGGCGAGTTCCGCAGGTACCTCGCGGAAGAAACCGTCGATCAGCCATACCGTGAACGGCACGTTCATCGCAAGGTAGACGACGATCACACCGATGCGCGTGTCGAGCAGACCGGTCCACGCCCACAACATGAAGATCGGCAAAGACAGTGCGATGCCGGGAATCGCGCGGGTCAGCATCAGCACGACGAACAGCGTCTTCTTGTGACGGAATTCGAAACGGGCAAACGCATAACCGCCCAGCACGCCCACCACGATGGCGGCGAAGGTGCTCGCCAGCGAGATCACCACCGAATTCACGAAGTACTGGCGAATCGGTAACGACTGCATCGCGCCGAAGCCGAACATGTTGCGGAAGTTGTCGAGCGTATAGCTGCCGGCATCGGAGAGCGGCTGGTTCGACAGGATCGCCACGTTCGAGCGGAACGCGTTCAGCACGACCCACAGGCCAGGCAGACAGATCGCCGCCATGACGATAAAGACTCCGAACCATAGCGCAGCTCGCCGCAGCGGTGCCTTGAAGGACGAAAAACCGGGAGTGTGTTCGAGCGTCGTACTCATGATGTCAGGCCGGCCCCATATGTTTGCGCGCCGCATTGAGCTTGCGGAAGAAGTACAGCGTGAACAGCACGGAAACCAGCACCGACACATAGCCGATCGCGTTCGCGTAGCCCATATGCGAATCGTCGTAAGCGATGCGGCCCACCATTGTCCACAGCAATTCGGTGCGCCCGCCGGGACCGCCGTTCGTCATGATGCGCACAATGTCGTAGGCGCGGCCGACGTCCAGCGAGCGGATCGTCATGGCGATGTAGATGAACGGCATCAGGTACGGCAGCGTCACGTAGCGGAAGGTTTGCAGCGGCGTGCAGCCGTCCACCTTGGAGGCTTCGATCGGATCCTTCGGCAACGCCATCAATCCCGCCAGCAGAATCACCGCGAACACCGGCGTCGAGTTCCAGACTTCGGCCACGATCAGCGAAGCGAGCGCCGAGTTCGCATTGACCAGAAACGGAATCGTGCTCTGCAAGCCGAAGAGCGTCTGCAGCAGATGGTTGACCACGCCCGTGCTGTCGTTGAGCATGAACTTGAACTGGAAGCCCACCAGCACCGGCGAGAACATCATCGGGAACATCATGATGGTGCGCAGGATTCGCTGGCCTTTAGTGACCTCATTCAGCAGCAATGCGATGCCGAGACCCAGCACCAGTTCCAGATTCAAGGCAATCGTCAGGAACAGCACGGTGCGGCCGAAGGCGGCCCAGAAGTCCTCGTTGGCGAACGCGCGCATGTAGTTGCGCAGGCCGATGAAATGCCAGATCGTGTCGGGCTCGATCAGCCGGTACGACGTAAAGCTCGTGTAGAGCGAGAACAGCAGCGGCAGCACGACGACGATCGCCACCGAGAAGAACGCAGGCAGCAACAGCTTGAACGGCAAACCGACGCCCTCGTGCGAGACCGGCACGAGAGCAGGTACAGCGGACGAATCCTGGAGGTTGGATCGCATGGTGTCGTAGAGCGAAAATAGGATCGGCCCGCGCGGCGTGCGTCGCGTGGGCCGGAGCATGTCGCTAGTCGGAGGCGTCCTGCATGATGTCGGAGACCTTTTTCGCCGCATCGTCGAGCGCCTGCTGGGACGACTTGTCGCCGATCAGCGCCTTCTGCAACTCGGGCCACAGCGCGTTGGAGATCTCGTCCCATTGCTGGATGCGCGGCGGCGTGAAGGCGTCCTGGCGCGCCGCCGTGCTGAACACGTTGATGGCGTTCGCCATATAGGCATCGTGCTTTTCCTGGAACTCCTTCACAACCGCCTGCTGCGCATCGATCCGCGAAGGAATCGTGCCGAGGCGCGCCTCCACCATCTGCGAATCGAGACTGGTCAGGAATTCGATGAAGCTCGCGGCGACCTCCGGCCGATCGCAGGTCTTCGTAATCGAGAAGCTATGCGAGCCCGACCAGCCCGGCCGCTTGTTGCCGGCACCGAGCGGCGCCGGCACTACGCCGACATTGCCGGCCAGTTTGGAAGTCTTGGGATCGTTGTAGAACGAAGCGAAGCCAGGCCAGTCGAGATCCAGCGCCACCTTGCCGGCTGCGAAGTTATTGCCCAGATCGTCCCAGACGTAACTCGGCACGCCCTTGGGCACCGCGCCCGCCTTGTAGAGGTCCACGAACCAGTTAAGCGTCTTGACGCCGATCGGCGAGTTGAACGCCGGGCGGTTTTTCGCATCCAGCAACTGGCCGCCATTGGCGATCAGCAGCGAATAGAAGGTCCCCGTGATGGCTTCGTCCTTGCCGGGAAACTGCGTGCCGTAGAAGTTCGGCGCCTTGGTGAAGAACTTGGCCTGCTGGGTGAACTCCGCATAGTTCGTGGGCGGCGCGAGTGTCTTGCCGAACTGCTTGCTATAGGCGGCCTGGTTGGCCGGATCGTCGTAGGCGGTCTTGTCGTAGTAGAGCGCTTCGATATCCACTGAACGCGGAATCTGCACCAGATGCCCGTTGATTTCCGACGCCTTCAGCAGGCTCGGCGAGAACGCGGCCAGATAGCTCGCTGGAAAGAGTCCCTTCAGATCGCGGAAAATCGGGTACTGGGCCGAAAAATTCGTGTGATTGGACGACACGCAATAGTCGATGTGACCCGAGGCGATGTCCTGCTTCAACTCGCGATCCAGTTCGAAGTGGCTCTTGCGCGACACGATCTCGACTTTCGCGCCGGTCTGCTTTTCCCACAGCGGAATGCGCGTATAGAGCGCTTCGTACTGCACACCGCCGATCAGCTTGACCCGCAGCGTATAGCCTTTGTATTCGTCGTCGGCGTGGGCGAGACCCGACGCGACGAGGCCCGCGAGCGCGAGCATCGAAGCGGCGAGCCGCAACATGGTTGGCAGGGCTTGCATGGTTGGATAGCGCATTACTGTCTCCTCTTGTATGGGTTCCGCCGTGCAGCCGCACGGCATACCGGCGGTTCATGCGTCATGCGAGCCCCGCGGCGGGACGGCTCGCAGGCCTGTTCAGCGCAGACGTCGCCCGCTTGCGCGATCGAACACCAGCACCTTGTTCAGATCGGCACGCAATGCGACGGGGTTGCCGGCGCGCAGATCGGTGCGGCCATTCAGCATCACGCAACAGGGTTGGCCGACGAGCGTGCCGAACAGTTCGGTTGCCGCACCGGTCGGCTCGACCACATCGAGCGCGAACGGCACGCCGTCCTCGCCGGCAAGCGCCAGATGTTCGGGACGCACGCCGTACACCACCTCTTGCCCGTGCACGGCATTGACGGCCGGCACCGGCAGCGCCACTTCGCCGACGCGCACCTGCGCGCCACCGCCGCGCTGCTCGTACACGCCATTGAAGACATTCATGGCCGGCGAGCCGATGAAACCCGCCACGAAGAGATTGTCCGGATCGTCGTAGAGTGCGAGCGGCGTGCCGATCTGCTCGATCACGCCGCCGTTGAGCACGACGATGCGGTCGGCCATCGTCATCGCCTCGATCTGGTCGTGCGTCACGTAGACCGTGGTGGCGCGCAGACGCTGATGCAGCGCCTTGATCTCCGCGCGCATCTGCACGCGCAGCCGCGCGTCGAGATTCGACAGCGGCTCGTCGAACAGGAACACCTTTGGGTCGCGCACGATAGCGCGGCCCATCGCCACACGCTGCCGCTGACCGCCCGACAGATGCCGGGGATGCCTGCCGAGCAGGTCCTGCAGACCGAGCAAAGTGGCCGCCTTTTGCGCACGCAACGCAATCTCCGCGGCGTCGTGATTACGCAGCTTGAGCGCGAAGGTGAGGTTCTCGAGCACGGTCATATGCGGATAGAGCGCGTAGTTCTGGAACACCATTGCGACGTCGCGCTCGCGCGGCGGCAGCGCATTGACGATCTGACCGTCGATCAGGATGCGCCCGTGCGTGACGCCCTCGAGCCCGGCCAACGCACGCAGCAAGGTGGACTTGCCGCAGCCGCTCGGGCCGACCAGCACCAGAAACTCGCCGTCCGGCACCGCCAGGTCGATCTGCTTGAGGACCTGAACGGCGCCGAACGACTTGCGCACCTGCTCGAATGCAACGGCTGCCATCCACCCTCTCCTCCGCGTTATTCCGCCGCCGGCGGCCTGCTGTTCAGCGTGCCCTGGCGCCTTCGTCCAGCGCTGCTTAAAATTTTAGGTATGAAAACACATTTCATTGATAAAATTTACTAGGTGTTTTCCCCGCCTATGGAATGGGGCATTGGAACGCGCTTTCGGCCTTGGGGGCCCTACAATCGGATTGGGTATCATGTGCGCCGGGTCGATCGGGCAACCGTCGGCTTTACGGGAGGAAATTTGAACGACAACGCGACGCGCTACTCGGCGCCGGCACTGGAAAAGGGCCTCGACATCATCGAACGGCTGGCGGATCACCCGGAGGGCTTATCGCTCGCGGAGCTTGCCAAGGAGTTGGGGCGCACTACGGCGGAGATCTTCCGCATGGTGGTCACGTTGGAAACGCGCGGCTATCTGTTGGCCGCGGGCGACCGCTATGTGCTTTCGCTGCTGCTGTTTCAGTTGGCGCATCGGCATCAGCCGGTGCGTTCATTGGTGTCGACAGCGCTGCCGTTGATGACGCAACTTGCCAAGCAGGCT
Above is a genomic segment from Paraburkholderia phenazinium containing:
- a CDS encoding mandelate racemase/muconate lactonizing enzyme family protein, producing MTTIENVEIRQVDLQPKVRRTDAIQSFVVQETILLTIRCSDGSSGTGYTYTIGTGGSSIVALLHDHLVPRLIGRNPAEYEAIWRDLFFHTHATAVGAITSLALAAVDTALWDRNTRVAGLPLWVAAGGAKPRVRTYTTEGGWLHLSQSELVEQTLQAQAEGFRGAKLKVGRPHVSEDAARLAAVRAAVGDGFELMVDANQGFTLAEALRRAHAFEPLRLAWLEEPMPAESIDAHRRLCAATTVPVAVGESLYHPAQFAEYVKADACSIVQADVARVGGITPWLKIAHSAEAMNIEICPHFLMELHVSLCAAVPNSSWLEYIPQLDSLTGASIVVEQGYATPPASPGIGIDWDWDAIRAQQRLQIEIDTPVSA
- a CDS encoding carbohydrate ABC transporter permease → MSTTLEHTPGFSSFKAPLRRAALWFGVFIVMAAICLPGLWVVLNAFRSNVAILSNQPLSDAGSYTLDNFRNMFGFGAMQSLPIRQYFVNSVVISLASTFAAIVVGVLGGYAFARFEFRHKKTLFVVLMLTRAIPGIALSLPIFMLWAWTGLLDTRIGVIVVYLAMNVPFTVWLIDGFFREVPAELAEAAQIDGCTRWQAFWHIELPLARSGVASAAIFAFLTSWNEFALASQLCRSPDTKTLPVGLMDFTAQFTVDWAGMCAMAVIIIIPAIVLTFIVQKHLIAGLTLGGVKG
- a CDS encoding ABC transporter substrate-binding protein translates to MRYPTMQALPTMLRLAASMLALAGLVASGLAHADDEYKGYTLRVKLIGGVQYEALYTRIPLWEKQTGAKVEIVSRKSHFELDRELKQDIASGHIDYCVSSNHTNFSAQYPIFRDLKGLFPASYLAAFSPSLLKASEINGHLVQIPRSVDIEALYYDKTAYDDPANQAAYSKQFGKTLAPPTNYAEFTQQAKFFTKAPNFYGTQFPGKDEAITGTFYSLLIANGGQLLDAKNRPAFNSPIGVKTLNWFVDLYKAGAVPKGVPSYVWDDLGNNFAAGKVALDLDWPGFASFYNDPKTSKLAGNVGVVPAPLGAGNKRPGWSGSHSFSITKTCDRPEVAASFIEFLTSLDSQMVEARLGTIPSRIDAQQAVVKEFQEKHDAYMANAINVFSTAARQDAFTPPRIQQWDEISNALWPELQKALIGDKSSQQALDDAAKKVSDIMQDASD
- a CDS encoding L-rhamnose mutarotase: MRYCLALDLRDDPAVMEEYDRYHREVWPEVLAHLRASGIHDMTIWRRENRLVMLIDADEGFTPEQLVIGPQTHPRVKEWETLMAYFQQPLPHAEKTAWQPLEQVFRLTESR
- a CDS encoding carbohydrate ABC transporter permease, with product MRSNLQDSSAVPALVPVSHEGVGLPFKLLLPAFFSVAIVVVLPLLFSLYTSFTSYRLIEPDTIWHFIGLRNYMRAFANEDFWAAFGRTVLFLTIALNLELVLGLGIALLLNEVTKGQRILRTIMMFPMMFSPVLVGFQFKFMLNDSTGVVNHLLQTLFGLQSTIPFLVNANSALASLIVAEVWNSTPVFAVILLAGLMALPKDPIEASKVDGCTPLQTFRYVTLPYLMPFIYIAMTIRSLDVGRAYDIVRIMTNGGPGGRTELLWTMVGRIAYDDSHMGYANAIGYVSVLVSVLFTLYFFRKLNAARKHMGPA
- a CDS encoding transporter substrate-binding and LysM peptidoglycan-binding domain-containing protein, with translation MAFTSGFKKLVGLVATVAVVAGAIFAYKQGYFGQHNTSQVAAVDTGNSSQPMQAMQAPPTAAPQTDTSNAATPSRDTLQSILQNRTVRISVENPSEPIYGETNGIPHGFNYEFAKLLFAQPEFNKGGVIRIDTHHEVDAYQDVPRQLLVSSNGAPVTDIAMDGLTFPDNTPNGVVYTNPYLDDFGYALIVQHGSSIRSAADLNGKTIGILQGDPDVRAFVTRQFPNSKLVEVNDSDPQFINKSVDDHVVDCFIYDYPFAVESIKGTDLKFAVTKLDGSDISYKIGVRAADQNLLIYLNSAIGRVKQSPAYLDLLRKYFISDQVETTAAASGERSYVVRQGDTLNLIASSQLGSGSRYRDIQQRNNLPNPNLILVGQHLVIPAR
- a CDS encoding ABC transporter ATP-binding protein; amino-acid sequence: MAAVAFEQVRKSFGAVQVLKQIDLAVPDGEFLVLVGPSGCGKSTLLRALAGLEGVTHGRILIDGQIVNALPPRERDVAMVFQNYALYPHMTVLENLTFALKLRNHDAAEIALRAQKAATLLGLQDLLGRHPRHLSGGQRQRVAMGRAIVRDPKVFLFDEPLSNLDARLRVQMRAEIKALHQRLRATTVYVTHDQIEAMTMADRIVVLNGGVIEQIGTPLALYDDPDNLFVAGFIGSPAMNVFNGVYEQRGGGAQVRVGEVALPVPAVNAVHGQEVVYGVRPEHLALAGEDGVPFALDVVEPTGAATELFGTLVGQPCCVMLNGRTDLRAGNPVALRADLNKVLVFDRASGRRLR